The following proteins are co-located in the Verrucomicrobiia bacterium genome:
- a CDS encoding cupin domain-containing protein, giving the protein MNAKTIFCSMALVALSTGLSAQTPTNAAATLADQPKLKSAIYDWEKMQPTPVSNGVRRVVFDGPTATLDKINCHITTLNPGEQSGEPRLHVQEEVIIVKEGTIEATYDGYSETIGPGSVIFFASHATTRLRNRGNLPATYTVIYYYTPLTPKK; this is encoded by the coding sequence ATGAATGCGAAGACGATTTTCTGTTCGATGGCATTGGTCGCCCTCAGTACGGGGCTTTCGGCCCAGACGCCGACGAACGCGGCAGCTACACTCGCTGATCAGCCAAAGCTGAAGTCCGCCATTTATGATTGGGAGAAGATGCAGCCCACGCCGGTATCGAACGGCGTGCGGCGCGTGGTGTTCGACGGGCCGACCGCGACCCTCGATAAGATCAATTGCCACATCACCACGCTGAATCCCGGCGAACAGAGCGGCGAACCTCGTCTGCACGTGCAGGAAGAGGTCATCATCGTCAAGGAAGGCACAATCGAAGCGACGTATGACGGCTACTCCGAAACCATCGGGCCGGGTTCGGTCATCTTTTTCGCCTCGCACGCCACCACGCGCCTACGCAACCGCGGCAACCTCCCGGCCACCTACACGGTCATCTATTACTACACGCCGTTGACACCGAAGAAGTGA
- a CDS encoding redoxin family protein — protein sequence MNRRTMMWFASLLFLAVIAAPAQAADSILKVGDPAPKLQTGKWVQGDPVKQLATGTTYIVEFWATWCGPCRSSIPHLNEIYNKYKDKGLVVIGQDSWERDESLVAPFIKSMGNKMTYRIALDDKTGSDKGKMAETWMDAAGQSGIPAAFLVNPNGLIAWIGHPMTLPEKTIEDVLAGKFDISKAAKEYAETKRTESQLRPLRMAISQAIYTKDWDTAQAKLDEEKKLLSEDQRAKEDFTQYSILVGKKDHAGAAKLAATMKTTHKDDPKLQDELDMTRLNILFLIKDYPGAYTLAAQMSETHQDDADLQNNLAWRLATDKGIEQRDLALAEIIATRANEASKGESVPVLNTLGRVLFMEGKKEKAIEFQQKAVDLADGPEKAYLQEQLESYKQGELPGAD from the coding sequence ATGAATCGAAGGACAATGATGTGGTTCGCGTCGCTGCTGTTTCTGGCCGTAATCGCCGCACCCGCGCAAGCGGCCGACTCGATCCTCAAGGTTGGCGATCCGGCGCCGAAACTCCAAACCGGCAAATGGGTGCAGGGCGATCCCGTGAAGCAGCTCGCGACAGGGACGACCTATATTGTCGAATTCTGGGCCACCTGGTGCGGCCCGTGCCGTTCCTCGATCCCGCACCTGAACGAGATTTACAACAAGTACAAGGACAAGGGCCTGGTTGTCATCGGCCAAGATAGCTGGGAACGCGACGAGAGCCTCGTGGCGCCGTTTATCAAGAGTATGGGCAATAAAATGACCTACCGCATTGCCCTCGACGACAAGACGGGGAGCGACAAGGGCAAGATGGCCGAGACATGGATGGACGCTGCCGGGCAAAGCGGCATCCCGGCGGCATTCCTGGTCAATCCAAACGGCCTCATTGCCTGGATCGGACATCCCATGACGCTGCCGGAGAAAACAATCGAAGACGTCCTCGCGGGCAAATTCGATATATCGAAGGCCGCGAAGGAATACGCGGAGACGAAGAGAACCGAGTCGCAGTTGCGCCCCTTACGGATGGCAATCAGCCAGGCGATATACACAAAGGACTGGGACACGGCGCAGGCCAAGCTGGACGAAGAGAAGAAGTTATTGTCTGAAGACCAGCGAGCCAAAGAGGACTTCACGCAATACAGCATCCTGGTCGGCAAGAAAGACCATGCTGGCGCGGCCAAGCTGGCTGCCACCATGAAAACGACCCACAAGGATGACCCGAAATTGCAGGACGAATTGGATATGACGCGGCTCAACATCCTGTTTCTCATTAAGGACTACCCCGGGGCGTACACACTGGCCGCGCAAATGAGCGAGACGCACCAGGACGATGCCGACCTGCAAAATAATCTGGCCTGGCGCCTCGCAACCGATAAGGGCATTGAGCAACGCGACCTGGCCCTGGCGGAGATCATCGCTACGCGCGCCAACGAAGCGTCCAAGGGCGAGAGCGTCCCCGTCCTCAACACGCTGGGCCGGGTATTGTTCATGGAAGGCAAGAAAGAGAAGGCCATCGAATTCCAACAAAAAGCCGTGGACCTCGCGGATGGTCCCGAGAAGGCCTATCTGCAGGAGCAGCTCGAGAGCTACAAGCAAGGCGAACTGCCCGGGGCGGATTGA
- a CDS encoding DUF3108 domain-containing protein — MKTITVLCTLFAISVLNVSAAIYAQSSPAAPESPSELLEKGIYNQDTKGDLDSAIAIYQQLIAESNNNHQIAAHAQFRLGQCYLKKNQPAEATAAFEKLIHDFPNEKTLIAQAREYLPGNLTLGPIPWVDGERMQLNISLASGADIGTGEYRADLVQPANGGKIWRVGCRMMAGPQSVSSVDVDAETFRPLTSHWKHSLLGEVTATYKPGEVDIQRVGKSRADVVAVDSSVYDNEEAVHMMRRLPLQVGYKTTLPVLPTLGAATTLSIGLEVQGKETVEVPAGKFDCFIVHLSLVNQTFWFSADAHRYLVKFEAGPVTAQLTSITQRKAGEPVKFHDNETGVSFTAPADWVVWRAQHGQPEGQVLIRALDPNADTTDGGIRLFATDTLSNKARQSARTWMEEYLQTLKNVRVRPDSWKDLTIDGRPAVSSVADYTEGGKSHVYYMVCVLGSKNSEWFVIASAPDKFDALKSQFDTIVASYRTK, encoded by the coding sequence ATGAAAACTATAACTGTTTTATGTACCTTGTTCGCGATCTCCGTTTTGAACGTCTCCGCCGCGATCTACGCACAGTCGTCGCCGGCCGCACCGGAGTCTCCTTCCGAGTTGCTTGAGAAGGGGATCTATAACCAGGACACCAAGGGTGACCTTGATTCAGCGATTGCGATCTATCAACAACTGATCGCGGAATCCAACAACAACCATCAAATCGCGGCACACGCGCAGTTCCGCCTTGGCCAATGCTATCTGAAGAAAAATCAACCCGCGGAGGCGACGGCGGCGTTTGAGAAATTGATTCACGATTTTCCGAACGAGAAGACACTCATCGCCCAGGCCCGTGAGTATCTCCCTGGCAACCTCACCCTCGGGCCAATTCCCTGGGTCGATGGTGAGCGGATGCAGCTGAATATCTCGCTGGCGTCTGGCGCTGATATTGGAACGGGCGAGTATCGCGCTGATCTTGTCCAACCGGCCAATGGAGGCAAGATTTGGCGAGTTGGTTGTCGCATGATGGCCGGGCCGCAATCCGTCAGCAGTGTCGATGTGGATGCCGAGACCTTTCGCCCCCTCACCAGCCATTGGAAGCATTCGCTCTTGGGCGAGGTGACCGCGACCTACAAACCCGGCGAGGTTGATATTCAACGTGTCGGCAAGTCCCGAGCTGATGTGGTTGCCGTTGACAGTTCTGTTTATGACAACGAAGAAGCTGTACACATGATGCGTCGGCTTCCGTTGCAAGTTGGTTATAAGACAACACTCCCGGTGCTCCCGACTCTGGGAGCCGCAACTACACTTTCCATTGGCCTCGAAGTGCAGGGAAAGGAGACCGTCGAAGTACCAGCGGGGAAATTCGATTGTTTCATCGTGCACCTCAGCTTGGTGAACCAAACCTTCTGGTTTTCGGCTGACGCGCATCGCTATCTGGTGAAATTCGAGGCGGGCCCCGTTACGGCGCAGCTTACCTCAATCACTCAGCGCAAAGCCGGCGAGCCGGTGAAGTTTCATGACAATGAAACCGGAGTGTCGTTCACGGCTCCAGCGGACTGGGTTGTATGGCGCGCCCAGCACGGCCAGCCAGAAGGACAAGTGCTGATTCGCGCGCTAGACCCGAATGCGGACACGACCGATGGCGGGATTCGTTTGTTTGCGACCGACACGTTGTCGAATAAAGCGAGGCAGTCGGCGCGGACTTGGATGGAGGAGTATTTGCAAACTCTCAAAAACGTCCGGGTTCGTCCCGATAGTTGGAAGGACTTGACGATCGATGGGCGGCCTGCCGTGAGTAGCGTGGCGGATTACACTGAGGGCGGCAAATCGCATGTGTACTACATGGTGTGTGTTTTAGGCTCGAAGAATTCCGAATGGTTTGTGATTGCGAGCGCTCCAGACAAGTTTGATGCGCTCAAATCACAGTTTGACACGATCGTCGCCAGCTACCGAACGAAGTGA